In Nicotiana tabacum cultivar K326 chromosome 17, ASM71507v2, whole genome shotgun sequence, one DNA window encodes the following:
- the LOC107827494 gene encoding serine/threonine-protein kinase SRK2I, whose translation MDRGLIPGPGMDMPIMHDSDRYDLVKDIGSGNFGVARLMRDKQTKELVAVKYIERGDKIDENVQREIINHRSLRHPNIIRFREVILTPTHLAIVMEYASGGELFERISNAGRFNEDEARFFFQQLISGVSYCHSMQVCHRDLKLENTLLDGSPAPRLKICDFGYSKSSLLHSQPKSTVGTPAYIAPEVLLRQEYDGKVADVWSCGVTLYVMLVGAYPFEDPDEPKDFRKTINRILSVQYSIPDNIQISEECRHLISRIFVGDPAQRITMPEIKNHVWFLKNLPADLMDDKMISDQFEEPDQPMQSIDTIMQIISEATVPPVGLYNLEMMDDDMDDLDSDPDLDIDSSGEIIYAM comes from the exons ATGGATCGAGGTCTGATTCCGGGTCCGGGTATGGATATGCCGATCATGCACGACAGTGACCGGTACGATCTTGTTAAAGATATCGGGTCGGGTAATTTTGGGGTTGCGAGGTTGATGAGAGATAAGCAGACTAAAGAGCTAGTAGCTGTCAAGTATATCGAAAGAGGCGACAAG ATAGATGAAAACGTTCAGCGGGAGATAATCAATCACAGGTCCCTGAGGCATCCTAACATAATTAGATTCCGAGAG GTGATTTTGACGCCAACTCATCTCGCTATTGTGATGGAATATGCATCGGGTGGGGAGCTTTTTGAGAGAATTTCTAATGCAGGGCGTTTCAATGAGGATGAG GCTCGCTTCTTTTTCCAGCAGCTTATATCTGGAGTCAGCTACTGTCACTCCATG CAAGTATGTCATCGGGACTTGAAGCTGGAAAATACATTGCTTGATGGAAGCCCTGCTCCTCGGCTAAAAATTTGTGATTTTGGGTATTCCAAG TCTTCTCTGCTGCATTCACAACCAAAATCAACAGTGGGAACTCCTGCTTATATTGCTCCAGAAGTTCTGTTGAGGCAAGAATATGATGGCAAG GTTGCAGATGTTTGGTCGTGTGGGGTGACATTGTATGTCATGTTAGTGGGTGCTTACCCTTTTGAGGATCCTGATGAACCAAAAGATTTCCGGAAGACGATAAAT AGAATCCTGAGCGTGCAGTATTCTATTCCAGATAACATTCAGATATCTGAGGAATGTCGCCACTTAATCTCAAGGATCTTTGTTGGAGATCCGGCACAG AGGATCACAATGCCTGAAATCAAAAATCATGTATGGTTTTTGAAGAATCTTCCGGCAGATTTAATGGACGATAAGATGATAAGCGACCAGTTTGAAGAGCCCGATCAGCCAATGCAGAGCATAGATACGATCATGCAAATAATCTCAGAGGCAACAGTACCACCAGTTGGCTTGTATAACTTGGAAATGATGGACGATGACATGGATGACTTGGATTCAGATCCTGATCTTGATATTGATAGCAGCGGGGAGATCATATATGCAATGTGA
- the LOC107827495 gene encoding putative disease resistance protein At5g66900, whose protein sequence is MAASLLGGAALGPVFDILLKAVLDVGIKIATFRSKFQSLNNTLNDIKPVFDDIEKLNKALDGREYEIEMFKKQLLAGEELVRKCSKTKCYDALKKWNYSRKLTKLENSLVRFFQVHGFIQVCRDSKIILVNVIEHGKKLDQISSMLRDFSLKNGSSIGFTNSNGSSGWMNGNSFGSSNGNGFSGWSDVPQVSDCVVGFDLPLQELKVKLLEEKEQVVVLSAPAGCGKTTLAAMVCLEDDIKAKYRDIFFVTVSKTANIKRIVGEIFEMKGYKGPNFASEHAAICQLNNLLRRRTSQPVLLVLDDVWSESDFVIESFIFQIPGFKILVTSRSVFPKFDTYKLNLLSEKDAKALFYSSAFKDSIPNVRLDLVHKVVRSCCGFPLALKVVGRSLCGQPELIWFNRVMLQSKRQILFPTENDLLRTLQASIDALDEIDLYSSDATTLRDCYLDLGSFPEDHRIHAAALLDMWVERYNLDEDGMKAMTIFFQLSSQNLVNLALARKDAPAVLGLHNLHYIQQHDLLRELVIHQCDEKPVEERRRLYINIKGNDFPKWWFQQRLQPLQAEVLSIFTDEDFASDWYDVQFPKVEVLVLNFETKTYNLPPFVEQMSQLKTLIVTNNCFFPAKLNNFQLCSLLNLKRISLDRISVTSIFRANLQLPNLRKISFIMCEIGEAFENPAANMSYMWPKLVEMNIEYCNDLVEVPAEICDLVDLKKLSICYCHELVALPKELGKLTNLEVLRLHSCTNLSELPKSVVKLNRLGFLDVYDCVELDFLPAEMDQLCSLRTICMGSRLGFTELPNSVLRLVKLEDVACDEETASLWEYYKEHMRNLRITVIKEDINLNLLHKSLFV, encoded by the exons ATGGCCGCAAGTCTGTTGGGAGGAGCTGCTCTGGGTCCAGTCTTCGACATACTACTCAAAGCCGTTCTTGATGTTGGCATAAAAATTGCCACTTTCCGTTCCAAATTCCAAAGCTTAAACAACACACTTAATGATATCAAACCAGTTTTCGATGACATCGAGAAGCTAAACAAAGCACTAGACGGCCGAGAATACGAAATAGAAATGTTCAAGAAGCAGCTATTAGCAGGTGAAGAACTAGTCCGGAAATGTTCCAAGACTAAATGCTACGACGCGTTGAAAAAATGGAATTACTCGAGGAAACTAACCAAGTTAGAAAATTCACTGGTTAGGTTTTTCCAAGTTCATGGTTTTATTCAGGTGTGTAGAGATAGTAAAATTATTCTTGTCAATGTGATTGAACATGGTAAGAAATTGGATCAGATTAGCTCCATGTTGAGAGACTTTTCGTTGAAGAATGGGAGTAGTATTGGATTTACAAACTCTAATGGATCTTCAGGGTGGATGAATGGTAATAGTTTTGGTAGCTCAAATGGGAATGGATTTTCAGGATGGTCTGATGTGCCACAAGTTTCAGATTGTGTGGTTGGATTTGATTTGCCACTTCAAGAATTGAAAGTAAAGCTGCTTGAGGAGAAAGAGCAGGTGGTGGTTCTTTCTGCTCCTGCTGGCTGTGGAAAGACTACTTTGGCAGCAATGGTTTGTCTAGAGGATGATATCAAAG CCAAATACAGGGACATCTTTTTTGTCACTGTTTCCAAAACAGCAAACATCAAGCGCATTGTTGGGGAAATTTTTGAGATGAAAGGTTACAAGGGGCCAAACTTTGCTTCTGAACATGCTGCAATCTGCCAACTCAATAACCTCCTAAGGAGAAGAACATCTCAACCTGTACTTCTGGTGCTGGACGATGTTTGGTCTGAATCAGATTTTGTCATCGAAAGTTTTATATTTCAGATACCTGGATTTAAGATTTTGGTCACCTCAAGATCTGTGTTCCCGAAATTTGATACATATAAATTAAATCTTTTGAGTGAGAAGGACGCGAAGGCTCTTTTCTATAGTTCAGCTTTTAAAGATAGCATCCCTAATGTTCGACTTGATCTTGTTCATAAG GTGGTGAGAAGCTGTTGTGGTTTTCCACTTGCTCTTAAAGTTGTTGGCCGATCATTGTGTGGCCAGCCTGAGTTGATATGGTTTAACAGAGTGATGTTGCAGTCTAAAAGACAAATTCTCTTTCCTACCGAGAATGATCTGCTTCGCACTCTGCAAGCTAGCATTGATGCATTGGATGAAATAGATCTATATAGCAGCGACGCAACTACATTAAGAGACTGCTACCTGGATCTAGGATCATTTCCTGAAGACCACAGAATTCATGCTGCTGCACTTTTGGATATGTGGGTGGAACGATACAATTTAGATGAAGATGGCATGAAGGCAATGACAATCTTCTTTCAACTCTCTTCACAAAATCTGGTTAATCTCGCCCTTGCAAG AAAGGATGCACCAGCAGTTCTTGGATTACATAATTTGCATTACATACAGCAGCATGATCTGCTGAGAGAATTGGTAATCCACCAGTGTGATGAGAAACCAGTAGAAGAGAGAAGGAGACTATATATCAACATCAAGGGGAATGACTTTCCTAAGTGGTGGTTTCAACAAAGACTTCAACCACTTCAGGCGGAGGTTTTGTCTATATTCACAG ATGAAGACTTCGCGTCTGACTGGTATGACGTGCAATTTCCTAAAGTTGAAGTACTTGTGTTGAACTTTGAAACAAAGACCTACAACTTACCACCTTTTGTAGAGCAAATGAGCCAATTGAAAACTCTGATTGTGACAAACAATTGTTTCTTTCCAGCCAAATTAAATAACTttcagctttgttctctgctcaaTCTTAAGAGAATCAGCCTGGATCGCATCTCTGTTACGTCCATTTTTAGAGCCAACTTGCAGCTGCCAAATTTGCGGAAAATCTCCTTCATCATGTGTGAAATTGGTGAGGCATTTGAAAACCCTGCTGCCAATATGTCTTACATGTGGCCAAAACTCGTAGAGATGAATATCGAGTACTGCAATGATTTAGTGGAAGTACCGGCTGAAATATGTGATCTTGTTGATCTTAAAAAGCTCAGCATTTGTTATTGTCACGAACTAGTTGCCCTTCCGAAAGAGCTTGGAAAATTGACAAATTTGGAGGTCCTGAGGCTTCATTCTTGTACAAATTTGTCCGAGTTGCCAAAGTCAGTAGTAAAACTTAATAGATTGGGGTTTCTTGATGTATATGATTGTGTGGAACTGGATTTCTTGCCAGCAGAAATGGATCAACTCTGTTCTTTACGGACTATCTGCATGGGTAGTCGCTTGGGGTTTACTGAGCTTCCCAATTCTGTGCTAAGACTTGTGAAATTGGAAGATGTTGCATGTGATGAAGAAACAGCCTCCTTGTGGGAGTATTATAAGGAACATATGAGGAATCTGAGAATCACTGTGATAAAAGAGGATATCAATTTGAATTTGCTGCACAAATCATTATTTGTCTGA